The DNA sequence ATTGACTCAATACtctcaaaatttattaattagttccGCGTTAATCTATGTGGGTTAATCTATGTTAACACCGTTGAAATTTTAAGAACCATTTTTATGTTATTTGGACATTTATTCTACAATGTGGTTATATGTAACAATAAAATTTTGCATCTATGTTTATATTAGTAACTAAGTCGAACCAAATTCAACCAAATAATTTAGAATCATGCATATCTACACTCGCGTGTTTATACGCTCTTAACAAATATTTAGTCTAAACGTTTTTTTGTTACGTAAACGCTTCTCTCTTCGGCGTTTTTTCTGCGAATTCTCtcatttttctcaaatttttccgATTTTTCTGCgaaatttttcctctttttttctaCAGATTTTGATCTGCATTGTTTTTCAATCAAAGTTTCCATTTCTTTTGAAATCCAACGCTACAATTAAATTCTTATAGATTTTGCATATTcgaaaacaatgaatgattcaagttcagATCAGTTGAATCAGAGCGAATTAAATTATTCTTCAAAATCGAATCAAGTAGACGAGGTTTAGTTCGTTCCTAATTTATGTAATTTCATTCTTCAAcaatttgaattgaatgtaatagaatcgaatgcaattgaatcaagtgataatgaataattttatttttctttgtaaaaATCAGTGttgtttctgaatttgaatttggatggaATGCTATAGTTTTGAAATTTTTAGATGAATCTATTTAGCCGTATATGAGACATTTTTCGGTTCATTTTTGTTTGTGTTTAATGTTGATTTTTATGCTATACATTTTGTCTTAAatggaattaaattttttttaacttttatgtgATTTCAACCAACAATGAGCTGATGAAATCTTTTTATTACAAATATGATATTCACTACTATACATTTGTTTCATTTGTTTTTATATAATGATATTGTGCTTATAACATTCTATATGGTAAGTACAACAAATCCTAAGTTATCAATGTGTGTTAAATGATAACAAAGGCACTACAGTTACATTCCATATCCTAAGTACAGCAAATCCAAGCGAACGAAAGTAAAttaacctcaattaaactaagaaatgaatggaaattacttaagaaataaaaaatttagtcaatattTAACAGCAATATCAATTGAATCTCAGTTAATTcataaatgaattgaaattagTTCACGATTTGAACAAGCaaataaaagactcaatcatcaacaaaaatattcCATGTCCTAAGTACAACAAATCCAAGTGAAGGAGACCAAATGAACCTTAATTAAACTATGTAATAAACTGAAATTACTTAATAATCGCACCACAGAAAATCATTTCAGAACAAGCAAATGAAAAGACTCAATGATCAACAAACATACATCCAAATCATTTTTGGATAAAAAAAGGTAATATAAATGACACTAGAAGCAGTACAAATATATTTTATGACCTAATTGTACGAAATCCAGAGAAACGAGACTCAATCATTAACCAAAACATATGCAAATCTATTTTATATCCAGAAAGATTATCAATATTAATTAGATAACACCGAACGAGTATAGTTATCACAAAATGTATACTATAAAGAGAACtactgtttcttttttctttttttttaactatatcTACTATTTCGCAAGAGAGAGAAGACGAACTGCGTACCTTCAAttatctttcttcctttctttctttgagTTTTAGCCGAAATTTTGATGGTTTGTTGCGAGATTTTAAAAGAGGTTTTAAATTTGAGCGAAAGATGGTATCTGTTCATGTTGCAGAGCGCGAACACCAAATGTCTTTGTATAGAATTTGCAGAGCGCGAACACCAAATGTCTTTGTATAGAATTTTTTAGACACGTGTATAATCGCTCTCTGAAATGAAAGTGATTTTTTTGGACTTGTGTCAATTTAGTTGGATTTAGATGACAAAAATACCTAAAtgtgtagataaataaataaatgtaagaAATAtagtttcttttgttgtttttgggCTGGACCTTTTTTCTCATTTGGGCTACCTTCTTTTTCGTTACGGATTTCGGCATTGGTGCAAGACAAATAAATGTAAAGAAAAGCGTGGGAGGCCTAATTCAATCATCATTAGGACCACAATATTGGTCCACCAAGCCATGGTAATTGCATCTCAGGGTTGGGGGTCCCATATGTTGAGTTATCAACTCATCATGGCCCATTAACCACCACAAAACAAACACctccttcatttttcttcttccaatgtgaagttaattatttaatttaaatttgaaaaaacaccccaaaaaattttcaatttgaaaaaaaatttatacagtCTTGCAATTACATTCGTTCTTTTGAATGATAATTTACACAATCAACACGTGTAAAATTACTTTCTACTGTATCAGAattaaattcttgaaaaaaataaagtaaaattcaaTTACTTAGGTCACAACCCTTTGTCATCGGcccaaaatagagaaaataaggaCATGCTTTCAATGCAGCGGAAGATCAATTGATTCAATTCATCTCAATAGAAACACTGTACAAGATTGCTTCTTTTGTTGGGTCCCTAGTCCCTACCATTCACCACTCCTCAAAGTTCAAACACACATTGCATGTTAATTCAACCCTGTGGTCCCATATAAAGCTTTTCATCAATATACATTGGTGTGATATGAATCATCCAAATTTCAAGAAAACCGAAACACAAACACatcactttattattattattctcataTCATATCAATTTGACATTAAATGTGTGCATGCTACGTAAATACCCTGGCAAAGAGACAACACTAACACTAATACCAACACAAAACACATCCAAAAAACAAAACACACAACACAAGCTCAaagatattaacaaaaaaaaaaacaatgcaaCACACATATACATCCCTTAGAAGTGGCTGATGTTGCTGGATCATCAAgtggaataaaaataatttgtgacAATAAGTGCAAGCGGCCCCTCCTTAAAGCTTTGATGAAAGTTTCTTCCATCTGAGAAAAGGCAATAGTAACCCCAAAGGAATAGCCATGAAAAGGATGCAAAGAAAAGAGGATTTAAGACTGGCCCCCATCACTCTATCCTCTTTAGTACTACTTTCTCTGAGTGGAGTTCAGGCCAATCACATTCCATGTTTCGTACTTCAGAGCTGTACTTTGCTGAGTAAACCTTACCATGGAAATTCCCTAACATAGAACTCTCTGTTTTATTCAGCAGATTCTACCAAGAATCAGCAATAGACAAATTCTATATAGGGCTTAAAAATAAGGACATGTTCGGTTAACTGGAATCACTTGAGTCCAAGCTCTTTAGCCTCAACTTTCATGGCTTTCAAGCAGCGTATGGCATCATCCAAGAGCATAGCCGGGTCCCTGTCCTTGTCCGTGCCACCAGGAATCATGCTCTGAAGAACATTCAAAAGTTCTCGTAATTTCTCCTTTCTCATCTTCTTGTTAACTGACAAGGAATCCGTTTCTTCAGATCTCCCATTGTAGCAGTTGGAACATCTCGATTCGGCATCATCTTCCATTGCAAAGGATTTGTTCTTCGACTTCAAAGAATCGGTAGTACCAATAAATTGTAAGCCATCATGATAACCATCTAATAGcttcctcttctttgttctcccAGTGGAGCTTGCAACTTCTTCAATTCCTCCAAATTTTCCGTGGTTATAAAGATTGGTCATTGTACTTGGAGAATGCCCTGTGCTGGTAACTtcatcgtcgtcatcatcatTCCCCGTAGAATAACCATCACTGTCAGAGGAAAGCAATGCATTAATTTCTTCCGTGTCTTCATGCATCTCGCTTTCAACACCAGTTCCCAGATTCTCATCCCCTTTATCATCCACAAGTGGCCCATTCGGATGGCTCAATTCTTTTCCCAAAGGGTATTCCCCATTCAAATAGTTTGTGCCGTGCAATTTTGAATGCCAAGAAGCAAGGCACTCATTGGGACTCCCAAACTTAGAACTATAAACAACAGTTGTTTGACCACCCGTCTGATCAATAACAAGGAATTGCTTCTGAGGGGAGCCTGATTCACCATAAGGAGCAAATTTGCCCCTCAAACCTTTTACACGATCGGCAAGGAATTTTTCCTCAGCAGCAAAGTTTGGAGCAGGAGTAAACTCCTGTCGAGAGCGAGGCAAACAATAAAACCAAGGATGGGGTTCATTAGAACATCCTAATGGCAAATTGGGCATTGAAGGTGACTCATAAGCTGGCATTGTTTCATTCCTTGCTATGACATTGATGCCAGAGTTCACGGCAGTGGCAGAAATACCATTTTGCTTCCACGCATTAGGGGGAACACTAAAGGAACCCAAATTGGGTGACTGCCAACCAAATTGCATACGCGGTAACCAGGTTCCACAATCTTCTCCCATTCAATCAATAACAATCACCTAAACATTATAGAAACACATGCTATGACATCAGTAACGATTCATTGATTCAAGAAAACAGCCAGTGCTAAATGAATGATATTGCAGAATATACCTGAAGAAAAATGACTTTGACGCAAGACCTATTGCTTATCAAAGACTTCTTTCGCGAACAAAGCAAATAACTAAAAATACTGGCTTaaccaataaccaacccaccaaaaCAGAATAACACGAAATACTCTACGTGATTGGCTTGAGCAAATGACGGAAATATTCAGCCTGGCCAACATACAAACACAGGTTTTGATATATTTACTAACAAATCATAACAACTTAACAAGTGCACAATTGAAAACAATGAATATATCGAAACTGTTGGTCAACGAGTGTTGATTCACATACCTGGCATTCTCTGAGAGGTTGAAAGCATGCTATAACTCTAACTATAATGGTGGAGCAACCCGCGATTCCATTCTCATGTTTCAATGCCCGAAATTTCGTATGACTTGCTGCTTGGCACACCATAATAACTAATTCCCCCTCCCCTCCCAACCCTCCTCAATTCAAAATAGAACAACCAAACAATCTTGCTTAAGACAACTAATCTGAACACCACCACTCCAGAACAAAAGGTTTATATGAACACCACCACTGCAGTTACTAGTAATACAAggtacaactagaaccacctaaAGAAGGAAAACCCTAACTCTAACTAATGACACCTAAAATATATTTGctttagagaagaaaataagattcttctattccttcttttttCTGTCCCTTCAGCTAATCTGACGGACATAGCAAGGAACAACAACAAAGAAATTGGACCCCATGGAAAATGATGCAGGTGAAAATTGGTTGAGAGAAAAAAGATGGTAAAGATTTTATAGAACACAAATTACAGGATCACTTTGCAATAGAGATTTAAAGAAATGCCTTTTCGGAATACATCAACAGAAAGACTAAGCCACCACCGCATGCTGTTTTCTGCTtaaccaattttatagaaaagcCACCGCTGCTCCTTCACCACCCAAAAACCTAATTTGTATTTAACAACCTGCAACGAAATCTCAACATCAGAAATATCGTAATTTACACGAATTCGCAACTCCTGGTTCTGAAAACAGCAGAAACAAAGCATAAAAGCAATAAAGATTAAAACTTTTCCCTGAACTTGAACCTTCCCGATAAGATTGTTCTTGGAGTTTAGCTCAATTCAAGCTATAATGCTTCGAAACGAAAtaagattaaataaaataaaattatgcaatTTGACTTGAAATCACACCacacacaaaatcataaaaatccaaGGCCACGAAGCTCCAAGCCGGAAATTGTTCCCAAAAATTGAGTGTAAAAATTAGTCAACGAAGTGAATAAATTCCCTTATGAAGAGTTAAACATAGAAAAGAAGAACTTACAAAAAAAATAGAGATAGATCCAAGTTGGAACTCAATCCCAATAGACAAAAATGATGGAGGCAGAACGAGGAGACGAAGAAGCAAGCGTTAATGGGTACAGTCAAGGTAGAAACTCCAACCCACAACGATTGCTCGGGAGTTCAATTATATACACCATGCATTCTCATTTGACATTTATGCCCCTCTGTTTTTTATCCAAATCAATTCCATCCaattttttaaatagaatattttaattttctaaattttaaaatacatcaaatagtctctttatttttattttttttaagttaccaGTGAAAGATGGCATGTAAgtgagtataaaaaaattatattatttaaattatagtcgtttatttctattaaataatataattttttttaatttaattcgaaaaaataaaatacaaaacaattttttaacaatttgaaaatataaaaaacaatctctaaaaaaattaaaaataattattttgtctaaactaatcaaattaaaaaaatctatattatttaataaaaaattattttatatactttaaaaCTTAAAGAATTAAAATGTCTTATATTAAAATTAGACTAATTTGAATAATCCatattattaattaagaaaataattaacgATTTTGGATGACACAAATTCTCAAAGAAGACAAGAGTAtgtttggattagataattaaaagaggaaaaattattttgtttatattatatttaaaatttttaatagccAAATAATAcgtttaaatatttttaagaaaattaaaattcaaaaacatttaataaaaaattttactcattaaaaataaatattttactcccttaaaagaaaaaaaaaaaatattctcattttttgctgtgtcatttcaaaatacattacatttatatatattgattaagagttaaaattaatattttatgaatACAAATAATCTAGCTATATTCTCTAAATACGAAAGTTTCATAagtaatataaaaagaaaaatttataaatgaattacaatgataaagaatgaaaaatataattaggaattattaattagttatatgtaattaaaaaattattagctATCTAAACCTTTTATATTAAATTAGTAGAAGCATGATTGTGGAACACGAGCAAAAGTGGGGTGCGTAGGGCCCCCCGTGTGTGTGGTTCTATGATCATTATTCACGAGTTTTGTTGACCATAATACCCCTGGGTGGGTAGTTAGGTTCGAACCTAACCACACAACCTGGTTAGTTTGGTTGACCACTACCTGGCCTTGTGCCCTTGTCTCCCTTTCACTCGACGAATCAAACACAAATTAGTTACACGCATCATACTGCAATTCCAATCATAGGCCATAGCAtcgctccatctttttcttttttccacacTTCTTCTATATAATATGGTAtttcaagaattaatttgtcgtagatctaaattttatttaataatattgcGAGAATCAAATCGATCAATGAATTAATAGAGTGACTGATTTAATAGTTTAATAGTCCAATTAAAATTTAACTATAGTTAAAATAacgtaattaaatataaaataaaattattaaaaatttaggatatttaaattcaataatttataagttaataaaatttaaaaatttacaattttatataataaattgttcataagttataattaaaagttaacaaacaactttaaatatcaaaatttataattaaaaaaaatttaaaatgcacATAAATGACAAATGCATAATGTTCTACCACCAAAAGAAATAATATTATTAGTGAATAATTttcaactaaataaaaaaattgttattacaaatcataatcatcattaaaTGTTTTAATATATCCATCAAAAATAGATAATCAGAAGGTACAATTTTCAGAAATACCACTAAAAGAAGCTGTATTTGAGGACTCAATTATAAtatcaaatatcaaaatttaataaagtacCATCAACTgtcaacaaaattattttaaaaaatttaacaaaatattctaaaatcattaaaattaaaatttaacaaagtaACGAAGCACCATCAATGAAATTATTCCAGAATCATTGAAATTAATCATTAACAGAAATATTCCAgtttcataaaaattaataaaacaaaaaataataaaagaagaagcAACGATTCTACGAAATTATTctttccaacaaccaaaattcagaataaaaaatacaacaactcataatcattataattaacaaaataaaaaaaataaacggaAGAAACGGTGCTTACCAGCTGTGAGGAAGGAAGGGAGGTTACAGCGAATAGTCGATGGCGACAGAGAAAAACATTTGCACTTCGTAGtgagtagagagagagagaaaggggggcTTGAAGACAGAGAGAGGTAGGGCTTGGCAACAAAAATAGAGACGACGAATTCAGGGGACGAGGACAGGACCGAACAATCGTTCGCGATGGCGATGTCAACAACTTCGAGCAAACCTTCTGGCGATGTCGAGGAGAAGATGATATAGGAAAAGAGGGCCGAACAGACTTTCGAGAGGCGACGATGACAACCGCTATTTGTCATTGCCGACGACAATAGTGGTGGGTGCTGATGAAACGAACTTTGAAGTGTGATGGTGGTTGCTGGTAGAATTTAAGATTGGATTTCATTTGTAAGAGAGAATGAGggagttttattatgttttttaagTAACGAatcgaaaatcctaaaaaaaattgaatcagTTCAAGTAGTTCATCGGTTAATTTTCGATTCAGCCTGTTCTTTCAATGGTTTTTATACGGTATCCAATGTTCAAATCAATCAATAGTAATTTTTAGGTTGACCGTTCAAACCTGgaattatacatatttaataaggACCCACGCACCATCCAATTGCATTCGCACAAATTGCATATTCAAGAATATTACACGCATTATTTTTtgtatagttttttattttttcaaaatagaaataattaataaaataaaaaatatataagaatgatataaatactatttttcttatatataggtgtcaaaaatattttgtatgcacgtgttatatataaaataaagtatcGAAAGTATATAAAATGTATCAAATCTCCTATTTTAATGGTGAAGAAAAATGTGTATCAATTTACTACAAAAGATAGAATAAAAtcacatatacaaaataaaagttagttattaattaattaatacgtataaaaatatatattttgacaTATTATAGCAAGATTTATTATACTATTAAACAATTTAATGATTCTTCAATTGAAAGTTTGATGCTTTTAGTGCTTAGTTATTGGTttgaaaaaaatgatattatatatataaacataattcattaaaaaatatttctaaaattttaatgagTTATTTAGATTAGAATATATTATCTCAATTAATTTTAgagttgttatttttatttaataaaaaatagactGATAAAAACAATAGTATCTATTAATACACACTAGTATATacgttttttaatttaaatgaatattaaaaaaaattattttttaaaatatgtatgaatttaaaataatacaaaaatacgCATGATCCATTTCGCATGGGCGGTGCGTGAAATGAATTTTAACTCCATTTTCCATAGAACTCCCGTAAAATGGCACTTCTGATGCAGCCTTCATAAATTGGACCAACTCAAATCTGTGGAGAAATAAAAACAACTttggacaataataataataataataataattattattattattattattattttagttattattaataatattattattattataagctatctaaaattgttcttattttccGGACGCCACGTCTGAATTGGTCCAATTCGTAGGGGCCACACCAAAAGTGTATATTACGCGCACTCCATGTAAAATGGAGTTAAACTCTATTTCATAGGAATCCCGTGCAAAATGGACTCTGGCGTATTTTGACACAACTTTAAATTTATacgtattttgaaaaaaaaaattaatatttatttaaatgaaaaaaaaccaCTAGTATATACAAAATAGAGTGGATACCCAACACAATTccgataattatttaaaaaagacaacaaaatttttaacaaaaaaattattttttttggtctttgatttttatttttatagaacTGATTAGCTTCTATGccaaaaaataaaacattgaTTTTTTTGTACAGGAACTAATTAgtcccataaaaataaaaatcaagggtcgaaaatggtattttttttaaaagtctcGTTGTCTTTTGAGATAATTGTCAGGAGTCGTTTAGGGTtttatttctctacaaaataCATATAGTCAATAAATTATAGCTCAAATAACATAATCTTTTCATGCTCACCTAAGAAGTCGCAAATTTGCGTCTCCCTATATATATAACACATgtgatatttattaattaattaaatattaactatatGGATGGTCTTACTTTAGGGATTTGGGGTAAGAAAGCCGAGGCTCAATAATGAATAGGGATCGGCCCCCTCCTAGAGAACAATATTACTTTACATTGATGTGATATATGAGGATATGTGCCTAATATAATTAGGCCATCAAAAGgatttttcttaataaaataaataaattaattatttactaggCTTTTCAATATATATCAAATACATTAAGAAAACGTTGAACAAAAACTTTTTAACAAATTTCTAATAAAGTCTTAAATTAAAAAAGTTGAtgatatttttcttaaataattgaaaattttcttaaaatttgtacataatttttttagtagAATTCTAActagttaattaatattatagGGAAGTGTGTTATTAGTAAGTCGAattaatatgatttaatttattttttattcatatctttttataaattgaaaaagttttgtttgatttagtatggttttatttttgtttttcttgtttcgatccttaataaattgaattgggtcaattcaatttattttattacatGCTAATTAAATTTACCTAGTTAATTCGATTTATGTGTAAATAGCTATAATCAAGTTACTTTGATTCGATTTATGTAAATATATTTAGGACAAGACGTATAATCAATTATAATTGAGAccatttacataatttttaactCTATTCATTTTATTAAAGTGAATTACTCTAAGAAATATGGACCgctcaacaattttttttttagaaattattagcTAATAAAACTTATTAAGTAgattaaaataataacttttgAAATTGTATTTAAGTGATAGTACTAGATGAATAAATCTCTTCTCAATTAAGTTTCTTACTAAacttttctttttatgttttcatgttttccttttttttaaattattctttgttttttctgtttctgtttctttttctttttctcatttttctgcTTAACACATTTTTTATATTCTataatttatacaaaaattttgcacttttataaaaaaaatgtggctcggatttaagaatgaaaagaaattgaGTTTTTGGACTTAAATAATGTTGGTTTTGAAACTAGTTCGGAACTTTTGGCCTACATGCCTTGGTTTTGGTTTTAAGTCTCCAATTTAAATGATTTCAGTTTGAGTAATTATGATTCCGAGGATTTCTAAAGAGTTTAAGTGAGGCAGGTCTAGAGTCTTGTGTCTTCTCAAAGAAAGTTCCGTTTTAAGGTGATGATTGAAAGTCTCTTGGACATTTTGTAAAATGTTATATTAAGTGACTAAGATTTGAAAGAGAATTGATTTTGAGGAAAAGTTGATTTATGAGTTTGAAGAGATTTGAGAAATAGAAAGTGACTTATGGCTTGAATAATGATTGGTTTGATATGAATTGTTAACGAAATGCGGAAATGATGAtggatgaatgattatgaataaatATATGTGGCTTCCGCAcgtttatctgagatacgagtttccctgggtaaagtaccgtggcttgccaccacgtgttccaggttgaatctcgatactctgttgatcctacgtcgtaagggtgaccggacacGTATAAATTCTCGTTTTTATGAAGTTTATACTTTTGGAACtatacatgagactatatatatttttgatgaagTTTTGTATTATTCCAAAATGTTCTTGAATATTTGtttttgaagcattgaagtatttgttggtaCTCACTTACTTTaaagatggtatcagagccagaacccggatcgatgtgccaacgagggcgctgggctcccttaggggggtggattgtaaagtcccacatcggttggagaggggaacgaagcatgccttataagggtgtggatacctctccctagcatgacgcgttttgacgagtgagtgtgggggcttcggctagcatccctatcgtcaaaagcaaaaccgtgaggtcttgtgtgccaaagcggacaatatcgtgctagcgggggTAAGTAattttttcgtccccaaggtctggggtcaaaatcaaaatcgtccccgaccttttttttaattaaaatcatcctcaacgtttaaaaacgctttaaaatcgtccttttctatttttttggaccaaattaccctcatcatcatcattctcctcttcaccaccaccaccaccaccaccacaaacacaaacacaaacaccaCTCCCTCACCCTTCCGGTAACCCCcacccctcacccctcacccctcaccctccACTCCTCACCGGCTCCCCTCACCGCCTCACCTCACCCCCCACCCCTCACCTCATCCCCCACCCTCACCTCACCCCCCATCCCTCACTGCCtccccctcaccccctcacctcACCCCCCACCCTCATCGTACCCCCTCACCCCCCTCACCGTAACTCCCCCTCCCACCCCTCACCCCACtcggtcatcatcatcatcatcatcatcaacagatttcatcaacaacaacaaatttcatcaaaaaccacagaagaagaagaaaagaataagaagcagcagaaggcagaaagcaaaaacagaaaaacagGGGCGGCGGGGGACTGGACGCAGGGGCGACGGCGGGCTGGATGCGGGGCGGCGGCGTGGGGCTGGACGCGGGGCGGCGGCGTGGGGCTGGACGCGGGGGCGGCGGCGGAGGGCCGGACACGGGGCGGCTGCGGGTTGGGGGTGATGGAGTGAGGGTTGGGGGTGGGTGTAGGAGGAAAGGAAAATTGTGTGGGGGGGGGGAGGAGAGAAACGAAGAGATCTGATGGGGGGTGGGgtggggttttttttttaatttttattaatagttaagggtaatttggtccaaaaaaatagaaaataacgaTTTTATAACgatttgtaacgttgaggatgattttaataaaaaaaaaaggtcatggacgattttgattttgaccccagaccttgaggacgaaaaaagtacttatcccttatTATTACTTAAATAAGTTTAGTTAGAAACTTAAGATTTATTCTTCTAGTACTATTACTCAAATACAATTTcaaaagttattattttaatcTACTTAACAAGTTTTATTAGCAAATAATTtctaaagaaaaaattattaagcGAC is a window from the Arachis hypogaea cultivar Tifrunner chromosome 17, arahy.Tifrunner.gnm2.J5K5, whole genome shotgun sequence genome containing:
- the LOC112762597 gene encoding transcription factor bHLH143, giving the protein MGEDCGTWLPRMQFGWQSPNLGSFSVPPNAWKQNGISATAVNSGINVIARNETMPAYESPSMPNLPLGCSNEPHPWFYCLPRSRQEFTPAPNFAAEEKFLADRVKGLRGKFAPYGESGSPQKQFLVIDQTGGQTTVVYSSKFGSPNECLASWHSKLHGTNYLNGEYPLGKELSHPNGPLVDDKGDENLGTGVESEMHEDTEEINALLSSDSDGYSTGNDDDDDEVTSTGHSPSTMTNLYNHGKFGGIEEVASSTGRTKKRKLLDGYHDGLQFIGTTDSLKSKNKSFAMEDDAESRCSNCYNGRSEETDSLSVNKKMRKEKLRELLNVLQSMIPGGTDKDRDPAMLLDDAIRCLKAMKVEAKELGLK